The Eubalaena glacialis isolate mEubGla1 chromosome 5, mEubGla1.1.hap2.+ XY, whole genome shotgun sequence genomic sequence GTCACCAAGCAGGGACGGGTGGACTTGACCCATGACTGTGACATCAGGTCCCTGCTTTAAACACCTCATGGCACAGCCTCTCAAGGTGTAGAATTGAAACAACTCTTTCAAGAAATTTGGTCATGAAGAAAGGATATGGGACCCATAACGTGAGGGAAATTGAGGAAcctacaatatttttttttaactgagagaAACTTGACATTGTCTGAGAGCCAATAGGAAGAACTCAGCAGACACATCAGAGTGAAGGAAAGTTATATGGCTTAATGTATTGGATCACTGGTCCTCTGTGAGCCCACTTCTGTCTAGAACTGGTCATAACAtgatattttcaataaaaatgagaaaggtCTATTAGTCTCATCTATTCAAAGTCTTGCCTACAATCAActtcttcatttaatttttattgcacaTCAGTAAAATTAAATCAATCATGTAATTTATTCCAAGCAGATGCATTTGTAAAAGAACATAAGGAAAATGAAAGAttaagagaaaatgtttaaaatgaaattcCCAGTACTTCCTCCTGTAGCAAACCTATGTTTACTTATGGCTTCACAAATACCTGAATTCTTGTGAATTCTTCTTCCAGGCCTTTGACAATGTTGTTTTCAAACTTTCTCCAGAAGTTAAATCCATGTGGCTCTAAACCTGGGGTTCTTTCCAGCCATgcctgtaataaatatttttcaagtaaatacattgtaaaatttaaaattttgaaacaaacaTTTATGAACTTGAAACAGAAAATTTTCATGGTTTTGAGAAACATACATCCtaagttttttgtgtgtgtaaatatttctctttcctttcaatttcttcatttataaaatagcaaTATTTTATTCTCCTAATCTTAAAGGAAATCACATTAAAGATATTTACTctttattaagaaatatattattacagaaatcccaatttttttctataaatctatgaacatatatatgcattcttttaatGAGGGCTTCTGGTTTATTCTCAAAATAGTTTATGTCTtaggagctgaaggaatcatgaCATGTATAAGATATGATTTCTTCTAAGTGCAGGGACATCGTATACTTAGCAACTTTGAAATCAACTGACTGCTCAGTTATTTTAAGATGCCACAGGATTTTTAATCTAGAAATAAAACCGAATCCATGCATCTCTGTGGGTTCTCACTTAGCctatttttggttttgaaattagttttctgattctttctctctctatctttATAAGCCATTAAATAGCATTACCTATAATTTATTAACCTAAATCTACACTTACAATGCCCAGGGGATTAGTGAGCAGAGTATAattcactaaaataaaaatttaatttgcaAAGGGAAAGACTTTGTCAAGGAAATCAAGACTATACAATccttatttaataatttacttatgcaaaaacaaattaataattcCTCAAGGCCATTTACAGACCCACACAGAATTAAGATATGAAGCAGAAAAATTCTGAAGGATAGAATCTTAGTGACTTAGTTTAATAAAGAAGCACAACTTAAGAAACACAAATTAAGAAACATTTTCAACAAATTAAGAAACACAAATTAAGAAACATTTTCAACACAACTCGTGGAACTTTTCaataatggaatattttaaagaaataaagctgaTTCAATAAATAACCATACCCAATTTAAAAATCAGCTAATCAAATGTTGCTTAGCAAGAATATTTAAAAGGATTGTTATAATAAGATAAGGAGGTTATTAAATATTAACATATCATTGATTATATAAGTATCTCTAAAGTTCTCAAGagagcttttaatattttaattagtgGAATTTACCAGCTGAAGTATTTCTATAAAATCATTCTTCTCTTATTTACAATGAATGTGACCCAACTttgatatgaattttaaaatccgGGTGTCGCAAAAGCTCAAGTAACTAGGTGTGCTGAGTTAGGCATTCCCAGTGGCCTTTGCACACACACCTCCACCAGTTGCAGGAGGGTCCTTTCCTGCTCGGACTTCAGCAGTAGCTCGTTGTCTTCTCCCCTGAAGTTATCACGGTAGTGTCTTCTGTTGTAAGGGACCCTCAAGCTCTGAAGAACCCCTATCTTGTTTTCTAACAGTCGGAACTGCAGACTCTGGAAGCCTGATGCTGGGGATAAGTACTCTCTGTGAGAAcaggtgggggagggcagaagaggagggaggagattATTGTCAAGGTCAGTCGCCGCAAGGGTCTCTTCTATTGGGAAAGGTGGTCAGTGTGACTCTCCCAGGCATCACCAAACACAGACACATAACTGCCTAGCGTTGGACCAGGACTTGGACTTCACCGAAATCAGGACGACGACCTCCTAGCCATCATTGTCACTGTCAGTTGACGTTTGTATAGTTTGTGGAAGgtcatatgtgtatgtatgtgtgtgtttatctgtgtgtgtgtgtttacatgtaaacttatacatacacatgcagacacgtacatgtatgtgtgtatactaagCTTTTCCTAAGATAAAGACAGGTGAACACTGAGAGATATTTTTCATTCAATAGTGCTAAAGGCTTCTTTATAAGTATTattcaagggaattccctggcagtccagtggttagggctcagcgCTTTTACTTCCGTGGCCCGGGGTCAATCTCTGGTGGGGgaaatcctgcaagccatgcggtcaaaaaaatatatattatgccaTTTCCCATTAAAGTTCAATTCATTAATCTCACTACCTAGTATTATTATGAGCACTGGTGAGACCCTACAAGTAAAATGAATGGGATGTTGACTAGCACAAAATAGGGCATCACAAAGTGTGAGTACTCCCACCCCACATAGCTCTCACATCCTTACAAATTTCCTTCGTCTAACTGGTACTAAGACTTCAAGTTGTTAAATATACTACAAAGGAATTCTACCAGTTTTCAATTGATCGTCAAATATGTAGAAGACACTGTCTGTTCCATCAGTAAATGCACCTGATGCTCTTAGGAAGATTTCTTCTCAAATTTTGGTTATGAAAAAAGAtttcatagatagatagatgtctTTCTGGATATGTACCTCTAAAATTTATAGTTCAactgttcaatattctgtaataacctaaatgggaaaagaacttgaaaaagaatagatacatgtatatgtataactgaatcatttagctgtacacctgaaactaacacacctgaGTAtagttgttaatcaactatactccaatataaaataaaaattaaaaaatattaaaaaataaaatttatagtttAATCCATAACTTATACTGACACTTTTGCTGACATGCTTCTGTATATATCACtcctgtttctcttttattttcagtttttaatcatttaaatttaGTTATGTGTATTATATCAGCCTTTTTAGACATTTTGGTAAGTTGTCTAAAATCCTTCTGGGATAAAAATTGGGCACACACGATGAATTGAAATTCATGGATGGTGTTATGTTCATACGTAAAAGGAAGGGATGAAACATTTTCAATAGCTGCTTAAATGTGTGTGGTGATGATTCCCAAGTGCTCCCAGTGACAAAGTGTCAGCAGGACAGGCTCCTAACGTCACACAACACAACACACACGTTCTGTCCAGCCCGTCACAATGGGAGGGTAACCCCTGCGTGTTGGCAAAGCCGCGTGCACACCTGAAGTCGTTGAAGTCCAAGGCTGTCATGGTCTCCAGGACGGAAAACTGCTGGACCAAGAGCTTGAGGATGACCCCCACGCGGTGCACTCGGGTTACCACCTTCAGCATGTTCCTCTCATCCCTGACCTGGGGGGAGGAAATGACGCAGGAATCAGTCCTCAGTTCTGGGAGATGCTCAATAGAGTATGAACAACAATGGGTTCCTGTTCATGCCATCTCTCCTCTAAGGAGGAACCTTTGCACGAAAATGTGCCTTAGGTCGACATTGAACTAATAGCAGCTCTGAATTGTGTACAAGGAACGCCTGCAACctcaaaatcatttttttctttcaaaatagaaaactatATGGAAGCAAGTTTTCGGTAAATTCTGGACCACAACTCCCACCGATTCCTTAGCAAATGTCTCTGTTAGTTTTGCTTTAAGGAATAAAGTCCAAGAGAACATGGGGTCTCGTGCGTGCAGGTTAAGCAGACCCCTGGGTCCCTGGGCTCCATCCTGAGGCGGGAGTTGCCGCTGAGATGGACGGGGTCTGCGTTCACAGGCACGAGCAGGGCACTGTCCGAGGATGGATgttctctcctcccagcccccttgGCGCAGGGGCTCCGAGCTGGGGGACCCAAGGCCGGGTCCTGTGTCCTCCAAGGGCGGAGGAAGGTGTGGGCAGGAtgcaggctgggagggaggctgcGGGAGCTTCGCGGGGCGCCCCTCTCTGCCctcgccgccccccaccccggtccTCCTcagcatctcctccctctttcccctcctccttctccccgtCTCCCTTTCCTCACCATTGCTCCTGTCTTCCCATGCAAACGGTCATTAGAAATACAATTCTGGTACCTCCTGATGAAAGAATCTGCATTAGCTGTCCTGGCAACCCACCGTCGTTcgtcataacttttttttaaggggaaaatatGGAGTTCTAAGCAAGGGGTTTGGAACTAAAATTtgaaaggaaccttgaagcaagttgatGACGAGGCTGGGAAGAtgtgactaaactcttctccgCTACAAACTTTTTTCCCCCGTTAAGTTATAATTCCACCATTTGGTGTTAAACTTTTCCCATTAATAATACTTTCTACATTCTCCAAGAAAAGTATGAAAACAATATTGTGACATAGCAACTCACGTGGCCATGCTGAAAGATCTCGCGAACAGAATCCAATTCCCAGAGGATCTGCTTAAACCAGAGTTCATAAGCTGCGAGGGGAAAATCATTGTCAGTTGGAAAGTGATGGGAGCCTTTTGACCATAATTATATGAAAGACACGGTTAACacactgaaagagaaatcaaaatgtaacttaaaaatcaataaaggcCAATATAGCCCCATTTTATGCTACAAACAAATATTAGTGATAAAGTTATAACAGCCTCCTTTTATTCAGTGCTTGAATATGTCAGGCGTGTTATCCATATGCTTTACGTTATTTTCCAATTGACTTCTCTCAACAAAATATTGTTAATGTCTTTGAGGATACAGCACGTAATCTAACTTCCCATGTGGAAGCTGGAGGTGTGTGGAGAAGTGGAAGTGATACTAAACTTCTATAGCGTGAGACCCTAATACTCATTAACCTAATGCGTATGACAACGTATTTGTTTCTAGGGACTGGACTCTATGGGGAGGACAAGCTGTGAACAGGCTGAAACTCTGTCATACTCATCTGTTTCCCTCAgttcctagcacagtgcttggcataagATAAATGCTGGGTGATTATTATATAAATGGATGAACTAAGCAGCCAGTGTAGTCATTAGAGGAGCACGGAAACCAATCATCTCAGTGATCGCTAGTGCTTTCTGTTTGGGCACACGCTGTGCTTCTGTACTGATGAAGGGGATCAAATTATacctttaaattacatttaaggaGACTTTCAGAAATCTATTTTCCATATTTGGACAAAAAGAGCAAACCAGATATTTTTGGATCAGTTTGTGAGTCACGTTTTCAGGTTTAACTTTGCGTAGCTGGTCCCATGACCCACTGCCACGTGTTCTGATGGAAGGAAAGTCTCCCCATCAGACGACAGGTGCTACCATTGGTTGTGTGCTGACTGCGTGCTCTACCTTGAGCTCAGTGTGCAGTGCGCGTTACTCAtgtcatcctcacaacaactctatgcgTGAGAAGAAACAATCATTCTTTCCATTGTATAGGGGGGGAAATGGCGAGAAATACTGGTCAAGAAACCTGACCGAGGTTACACCATCTTTAATGGTAGAGATGGGATTCGAAACAAATTTCTGATTCCCAACGTGTGCTGCCCTGCGGTGATTCCTCCCCTGCTGATTTTGCCTTCGAGCCACTGATAAAAATGTCAACATAAAAAACAGGAGAAGTAACACATTAGCcccattattttccatttttaattttttttaactcaaaggaGACGATCATATTAGCCAGTCCGTGAAGAAAACAATCATTTGAGGAAAAGGCACAAAGAATTGATAGGACAAGGAAACATCTAGAAACGCAGCACTGACCCGCATGAGTCACTGGGCCCTGGTCAGCCAGAGGGCAGTATTATGACACCAACAATCTTAGAGGAAATCTAAAGGTTTGGGGGTCACAGACCTCTGAAAGACACGTTTGTGAAATTTTGCACAAAATTTCAAAGAGTTCAGGGACTTCCTAAACTTCCAAAGTCAAGGACTCTACGTTAAAAACCACTACCCAGAAGTCAGAAGTGTGGAGAGTAGGAACACACATTTTAGACAAAATTCACATTCCTGTTTAGTACCAGCTCTCTGTAGGGTATGTAAAGTTACAGTAAATGTGAGGGATTTGTTTCTTGAAAATGTCTTCTAACGTTCCAAGTTGAAAAATAGTGACATCTTAGCTTGCAAATTCTTTGTGAATTCCAAGAGATAGAAAGCCCCCTTGGGTTTAGGACAGAGTCCTAACTGATCCAGCAAGCACGGAGGTAGCAGAAAGAAGACTGCTACAAATCGCAGAGGGAGGTCCTATGATAATTTATCTGACAGCAAAGTATTCGCAGCATCCTAACAAAGGTGATCCCTTAGTCCTCCGCCGTCTTACAGGTCAAAGTGTGGTATCTTTCCTCGTCACTGATGGAAAATTACTATGAAGAGTTACCGGCCAACCTTGTGTGCAACTTACCTTGATGAGTTatgatgaaaagatgctcatcatggattttatttccttttatttcactttgaaGTTCCTGAGCGTTCAAAACTTTTTCCAACTTTaagcaaaaaaatagaaaaactgattttgtagaaacttccagttacaagatgaataagttacgTGGATCTAAcgtatagcatagtgattatgGTTAATGACAATGCATTACATACTAGATATTAAGTGTTCTCACCGCAAAACAAAGAAGTGGCTGTGATGTGACATGACAAGGGGTTAATTAATGCTCTGGTGGTAATCACTGGGccatatataagtgtatcaaatcaacgtGCATGCAGCTTAAACTTATGcaacgttatatgtcaattatctcttgataaagctggaaaaaagattACAAAAAGAAAGACTGATTTTGAAATTGCAAAACTAGATTTTTACCAACTTTAATAAATAGAATACAATACTGAAAAAAGTCCCCCAAATCCCAAATGCTCAGGAACCCATCTACTTTCTTTTAAACAATTACTGTCTCTTCATAAAGAGTGAGTTGAATTTAtgagttttattcttttcagAAGAAAGTATATTTGGTAGGACTCTATCATAACAAATGCTGTTACCCTCACTGAGAAGTCACGTCCCTTCCATCTCTTGGAGCGAGTGCCATAAAAGCTTCACAGCTTCCTCAGCCTACTGTGTGTCCGCTGCTCTTTTATTCTCCTAAAGAGTCGATTCTAATAAGATCTTAACATTGCCTGTCAGCTCATCCTTAGAAACCCACCAACAAGGGCATCAAGGGCTCTAATCACTTCGCGTCTTAAAAATAAtctccagggacttccttggcaatCCAGCGGTTAAGAGTCCACGCTTCCACCTCGGggtcatgggttcaatccctggtcggggaactaagatcccacatgccgcgtggcacggccaaaaaaaaaaaaacgagagaTAAAAATAATCTCCAAATACCTCTTTGTAACATCTTTCTTTCATCTAAACATACGCCTTCAACATTTCTAGTTTAcgataaagaatttaaaagagaaaattttctggCTACATCTGCAATTATCTAGGCTGGGATTCAGGAACCAGGTCTCAGGTATACAAGTTGTGCAATGCCTGCCGTTATCTGCGCTTTATTTTATCCCATGTGCTCCTCGGCCTGGATTCTGCATTCTCTGCTTTTATTGTACTTCTGTCAGGCAGGTGAATCTTCACATACGAGTCTCCTGAACTGTTCTAACAAAACTTGAAAAAGCATACGTGTGTATGAAAAGAGATATCTTTAGGTCCAGAAAACTATTTGGCgactgagaaaacaaacaaacaaacaaacaaaaacccaaacatgAAAATGTCACCTAGCGCCTAGCAATGAAAGCTACTCCTTGTAAGGACTCGGCCACTTACTTGCAGGTAGTTCCCATAGATAAGTCCCCCTTTACTGGCTCTATTCACACCCATTTGTGATTTGTCTTCTTCACTGCCTTGTACAGAGAGGTTTTTAAAAGCATATCTGCAGATGAcaaagtgagaagaaaaaaacagagcttgAGAAAGAACAGTAACTAATAATAAGAGTGACGAGAATTCTTATTGCCAACTTTTCAAAGTAGATTATTAAACAAGGGAAGAAGGGTGACAGCGTTCACCCTTGCTTTTGAAATTCCGAAATTAGCGTTCATACTTGACATTCCTAAGAGCTTACCCATACTTAGGATAGAGGTAAACACTCACCCAAAGCTGCTTCCTAAAAATGGGCACCCACTCATGGTGAAGACGTGCTGTCAGAGGAGCCCTGAGCTTTGCCTCTGGCCGGGTGATGTCTTTGCCCCCCAGATGTTCCACAGCTGCCTTTTATGGAccctgcccaccctgcccagCCAATCAGCCCCTCTGTGTCTCTTACCAAGGCTCTTGTTTCAGCTGGAACAGAAGCTGAACTTTGGTAAACGTTAGAGTGGATTTGTGTTTGGGACAGTTTGTTTGCTAGAAGTGTGAGTGTCCTGCCTAACAATATTGGACTTGTCAACTTCTGCTTTCATATCCACAGTAGCAGGCAGCAAATAACTCGGTAAGAGGCAAGGGGAACAACCCAAAGATTTAACTGCTCTGTTCCAAGAGCACATTTGCATGGTGTTACAGTGTATAAGAGGGTGAGCTTGTACACtgtatgagaaaaacaaatatttattctctcaGTCTCAGATCTGGATATTCTTACAACTCCTCAGCCACAAAGGGACCTTGAATGTCTCTGGGGAAAGAAATTCATTATGTAACAGACGCAGGATTCATGCTTAAACCCCGTTTCCATCCCCTCTTCATAGTTCTTCTGGCCTGAATCTCATCTAATGATTAGCAGCAGTTAGGCTGCTGTATTGAAGTGGAACTTAAATGCACATTATTAATTTACTGGTCACCTGTCGCACCCTGATTACCAGGCAGTGGCAGTCATCCCACTTTGTCTGcagacagtttttatttttatttcttttttctttttttttccaggataCAATATGTAATGAGCTTGGTTAGGTGGACGTACATGTTTAATAAAATGGTGACGGTGACATCGCTTTGAGAGCACAAAGTTAGCACTGCAGCATCCAAACTCTAATGTTGCCAAGTCACCTGTTATGATGCAGTGCAGACAATTTTTAAACGATAATAATGTGCCCAGGGTTCCAAACAATGTCTGTGAGAAAGTATTCTTTCTAGAAAACATTATTTATTGGACTAACTTCTAAACCGTTGCTTTGAGGCCCCTGGAGCCAGGGCAGAAGCTCCATCCCCCTCCCTACCCACCGCTGAGAGGCACAAAGAACCACACAGAGAGACAGCTTTTCCTATTTCTCTCACCATCTAAAGTGATCAATTTATGTCATCAGAAGTCAGAAGCTTCATTTCTAGTCTTGGCTCACTAATTCGCGATATGGGAAAATTAACTTAATGTCTGTACACATCAACTTCTTCATCAAAAGAAATGAAGGTGTTTAAAATTGATTGTAATTTCGAAGATCTTGATCCACCCGAAAATTCTGATTTTATGACTATAATAAATTGTAACATCAATGCAGTTTTACAGACGTATAAGCAGCATGAAAATGTTATAAGAGCTGGGAAATCACCTAAACCACATCCTACATCCCTGTACTCCACGGGGGTTTTTACAGATACCTCAGGCTATTGCTTATTTTCTGGACGGGGGTTTGTCAGCAGGAGAGGTAGCAATAGTTCCTGGTGTGCTGGCCCAGAGTGTCTGGAAGCAGAAAATACTTAATAGCTCCTCTTCCTCCACGTGGTTATTCAACTAAGTGTGTGTTTACAAAGAATACAGCTAAATAATTTATTCTACTCTCTTCAAGCCTTTCGGCTGAGAAGTGATCTTCACTTACTGGTCCCCATACTActgaaagaaataaggaaatgttGTTTTCactataaattagaaaaattagatattttagaagcaaaaaaattttgtcttttttttttttaaataacattccaCTTAGATCTTCTACGCAGTGTCAATTCAGTGGCTTATCTGAGCAACACGAGAGCTGATTATTCAAAGATTTGAATTCAGTGCATCAGAGAAATCCTAAGCTAACCTAAGAAACGCTTGTTTCCTTCAGCCAGGACAGTAGCTACAATGACGGCCCCTCAAACACATGTagtctcattcttttctttctttttttttggctgtgttgggtcttcattgctgcacgcgggctttctctagttgtggtgaacgggggctactcttcgttgtggtgcgcgggcttctcattgcggtggcttctcttgttgcagagcacgggctctaggcacacgggcttcagtagttgaggcacgtgggctcagaagttgtggcacacggactctagagcgcaggctcagtagttctggcgcacgggcttagttgctccgcggcatgtgggatcttcccggaccagggctcgaatccgtgtcccctgcattggcaggtggattcttaaccactgcaccatcagggaagccctcattcatTTTTGCAATAGAAAGTATTATGAGATTTAGGACTAGTTATATTCTGGTCAGCATCTTGCCAACACTTAAACGTTGCCAATTGAAAACCAATTTGTCAACCTGATGCTTACCCCatactgaaaatgttttcttcGTGATCAGATTTAAAACTTCTATAACCAATATAGTACTTACTGTTCCCAATATAGCTTATGTACTGGATATTTTATACAGACCTTCTAGAAATATACTTTAACGCAAAGAAATCTCACGGTGAGAACCTCAGACATTAGAGCAGGTGAAAAGAGGAGACCATATGGCTACAGGCAATGCTTTGTGGTAATCTCTTCTAAACTCTTCACAGGTCCTCAAGCACATAACTCTGTGTACCCATGGGTTACAGAGAGAAAATGCTAGAGGCAAAGCTGCCTGATGTCCATGCTTAGAAGACAGGAATCATGCCCAATCCTGGGCCGAAGGAAACCCTCCAAACCATCCAATCTGTAGaagtaaaaatactgaaaacGTGGGAGACAAAATAACCTTTTTTTCTCAGATTTGTCCTAAAAGAATATTAAAGGAATATCAAAAATAACTTGACTGTCAACATAAAAACCCATGTCTCTGGTCCTTTTATTGGTCTAAGATTAGGGGGTAGAGAGTGAGCCCGTGAGATGGAGCAAAGGGAAGAATTAGCAAGAGCTGGTGTTGGGCATAATTTAGAAAGTGAGGGGAATTtactttattcattcagccacaCAGCATTGGTTTCAAGCAAAAGGCCACCTGTAATCTGCTGAGGAGCGGTCCCTTTCCTTCTTTCGCATTACCCTCAAATCTTAGAACTGCCGCAATCCCCACCCTACGCCCCAACCCAACTGTTCCCATTTTTCTTACTCAATAGTTAAAGATGGCGGCAGACATGGAAGCACAAAGCCAGGAGGGGAGTTCTCATGGATAAATGCCCCAGCATCCTGTTTTTCAGAAGATGATTCTGAAAACACCCCACACCCTCCTGGAACCATCCAAGTGGAATCCCCACTTGTCTACAGCCTTGACCTCCATAAGGAACCCTGATTTtggcttttcctccctccctgcccgtCTCATCACCTCACCTCCTCCTGGGACCAGTTCCCAAAGAAACTGCCTCTGCTCAAGcccttgcctcaggctctgctttggaGAAAACCAAAGCAATATGCAGATCTCTTATTCATCATTTAGGAACGAAATAGTtacctttgtttttcaaaatctttttcctttccaagcAAAGAAAGTTCTGTAAACATAGCAGCCATTCAGCAatccattttcattcatttatttgctatGGTGAATTGCCATTTGTTGTATGAAGTAGCCTTTCTTTGTTGCTTTGTAGTTgttgatgttttgttttattcccaTAGATGGGCGTCTCAAGAGAATTAAAACCCCTTACCTGGGGgtttccctggcggtctagtggttaagactctgcacttccagtgcagggggtgtgggtttaaTCCCcagttggggagctaagatcctacatgccgtgcagtgtggccaaaaaattaaaaatttaaaaattaaaaaaaaaaaaaactttacctgGAATTTAAACTTCGTTATACAAGTAGGAGCTTTGCAAAGTCTTTTGGTAAAACTCTGGAACAGCCATCAACAAGTAATATTTGCTCAGTTGTAACTATTACGGCAGACccataagaaacagaaaagaaactcTTAGGACACAAATTTCAAGGGAAGGGGTACTCATGTTGTGAATTATGGCTCAATTAAGGGActatttctttcctctgtgtggaTTTAGGATGACTAGAGTCATCCAAAAAACAATGCAGAAGTCAGTAACTAAGAAAAGAGATTTTGGGGGCCTTAAGAATCACAATTTGGGAGACATAGATTCAGGTAAAACCAAAAAAGTgttctggggaagagaaagacTCAGGGCcttataaagacaaaaagccaGAAGGTTGTTAAAGTTGCCTGGTGAGAACTGTGACGGACTCCAGCTTGGGCCAGGAAATGTTTGTCTTTAAGGATCATGAGTTGTTTTAGGGTAGGGATCTGATAAGAAGACAGGCTGTCATGGGTTATTTTAGGGTAACAGTCTgataagtatcttgagtttctggcagaTGTTCTGGATGCCTTCTTTGGACAATAAGTGGTCAAAAGGTCAGATTCCATCCAGGCTAATGTGCACAGGTCACACTTCCTTACTGGCCTCCTGGCTCCATTTTGGAGAGCTCTCTTAACGATACcaactccatttttattttccttcttttgactGAGATCTTCCATTAGAAAGCACTGATGGTCAACCATTTGGTTATTTGGCATCAGTATCAACTCCCTTGCTTCTGGGAAGGCTCGTTCTCAGAAAGCATGCCTCACTGAGGGGTAAAGAGGTGGCTGTGTGAGAGGTATGCCCTTTGAGAGTTTATGGCCCCATAAGAGCAGCACGAAGCCA encodes the following:
- the TDO2 gene encoding tryptophan 2,3-dioxygenase; translated protein: MSGCPFLGSSFGYAFKNLSVQGSEEDKSQMGVNRASKGGLIYGNYLQLEKVLNAQELQSEIKGNKIHDEHLFIITHQAYELWFKQILWELDSVREIFQHGHVRDERNMLKVVTRVHRVGVILKLLVQQFSVLETMTALDFNDFREYLSPASGFQSLQFRLLENKIGVLQSLRVPYNRRHYRDNFRGEDNELLLKSEQERTLLQLVEAWLERTPGLEPHGFNFWRKFENNIVKGLEEEFTRIQAKEESEEKEEQKAEFQKQKEVLLSLFDEKRHEHLLSKGERRLSYKALQGALMIYFYREEPRFQVPFQLLTSLMDVDSLMTKWRYNHVCVVHRMLGSKAGTGGSSGYQYLRSTVSDRYKVFVDLFNLSTYLVPRHWIPKMNPIIHKFLYTAEYCDSSYFSSDESD